In the Pirellulales bacterium genome, one interval contains:
- a CDS encoding type II toxin-antitoxin system HicA family toxin, which yields MPKMPAANYDRVVAVLERLGFVVVRQRGSHIRMEKALPDETLKITVPAHRPIKRSTLSHILKQAAVSLDDFLAAL from the coding sequence ATGCCGAAGATGCCGGCCGCGAATTACGATCGAGTCGTCGCAGTCCTGGAACGCCTCGGCTTCGTCGTCGTTCGGCAGCGCGGAAGCCATATCCGAATGGAGAAAGCCCTTCCGGACGAAACGCTGAAGATTACGGTGCCAGCGCATCGACCAATCAAGCGATCAACATTGAGCCACATTCTCAAACAGGCTGCCGTTTCTCTCGACGATTTTTTGGCCGCGTTGTAG
- the recJ gene encoding single-stranded-DNA-specific exonuclease RecJ has protein sequence MTKLWRIRPHDPERIAFLEREAKVPAVVAQLLACRGLHDAEQIREFLNPKLSGLRDPDELPGAAAAADRLMSAIRDRRPIVVYGDYDADGITGAALLYECLTLLGAQASYYVPHRIDEGYGLHEEALRMLAGRGASLVVTVDCGIASIAQADIARELGLELIITDHHEWGERLPAAAAIVHPRLPGSAYPFGGLSGAGVAFKVAWAVCKRASDAKKVSPPMREFLLKAVGLAAIGTVADVVPLVDENRILVHHGLASLGGRPGLGMQRLLQLTKLAGKPALACEDIGFMLAPRLNAAGRLGQAQLAVELLTTNSAERASALADYLHELNNSRDSLERSIYLAAHKQAQEQFDLERDAALVLAGRDWHPGVVGIVAGRLAEKYHRPVVVVALDGLGVKPGVGSVRGVAGFHVHQALAACSDYLLSHGGHAAAGGLKIEEVQIEAFREEFCRFAAEMIPAGERIAELWIDGETTFSALTLQAVEQLESLGPFGEGNRRPLLCAAGVSISESPRAIGGGGRHLSLRLAQHGSRMRGVAFGQGERIDELANLAAPIAVVFRPIVNHFQGRRTVELHIVDWRTVDGTPDSPPAAGSAYATGSAGAPC, from the coding sequence ATGACCAAGCTGTGGCGGATTCGCCCTCACGATCCGGAGCGAATTGCATTTCTCGAACGTGAAGCGAAAGTGCCGGCGGTCGTCGCTCAATTGCTGGCGTGCCGAGGGCTGCACGATGCCGAGCAGATTCGCGAATTTTTGAATCCCAAGCTCAGCGGCCTGCGCGATCCCGACGAATTGCCGGGGGCCGCGGCCGCTGCCGATCGGCTCATGAGCGCCATTCGCGACCGCCGGCCGATCGTCGTCTACGGCGACTACGATGCAGACGGCATCACCGGCGCCGCGCTGCTCTACGAATGCCTCACGCTGCTCGGCGCGCAGGCAAGTTATTACGTTCCTCATCGGATCGACGAAGGCTATGGCCTGCACGAGGAAGCGCTGCGAATGCTGGCCGGCCGCGGCGCTTCGCTCGTGGTGACGGTCGATTGCGGCATCGCGAGCATTGCTCAAGCCGATATCGCTCGCGAATTGGGGCTCGAGCTGATCATCACCGATCACCATGAATGGGGCGAACGATTGCCGGCCGCCGCGGCGATTGTTCATCCGCGCTTGCCTGGGTCGGCCTATCCGTTTGGCGGCTTGAGCGGGGCGGGGGTGGCGTTCAAGGTGGCTTGGGCGGTGTGCAAGCGGGCCAGCGACGCGAAAAAAGTCAGTCCGCCGATGCGCGAGTTTCTGCTGAAAGCGGTCGGGCTGGCGGCGATCGGCACCGTCGCCGACGTGGTGCCGCTGGTGGATGAAAATCGGATTCTGGTTCACCATGGTTTGGCGAGCCTCGGCGGCCGGCCCGGCTTGGGGATGCAACGGCTGTTGCAATTGACGAAGCTGGCCGGGAAGCCGGCGCTGGCGTGCGAAGACATCGGCTTCATGCTCGCCCCGCGATTGAATGCCGCGGGACGGCTGGGACAAGCGCAATTGGCCGTCGAATTGCTGACGACCAATTCCGCCGAGCGCGCGTCGGCGTTGGCCGACTATCTGCATGAGCTGAACAACAGTCGCGATAGCCTCGAGCGGAGCATTTATCTCGCGGCCCACAAGCAGGCGCAAGAACAGTTCGATCTGGAGCGCGACGCTGCCTTGGTGCTCGCCGGGCGCGATTGGCATCCGGGCGTGGTCGGCATCGTCGCCGGCCGGCTCGCGGAAAAATATCACCGGCCCGTCGTGGTCGTGGCACTCGACGGTTTGGGGGTGAAGCCTGGGGTCGGATCGGTGCGTGGCGTGGCGGGGTTTCATGTCCATCAGGCACTTGCCGCCTGCAGCGACTATCTCCTCAGCCACGGCGGTCATGCGGCGGCCGGAGGGCTCAAAATTGAGGAAGTGCAGATCGAAGCGTTCCGCGAAGAATTTTGCCGCTTCGCCGCGGAGATGATCCCGGCCGGCGAGCGAATCGCCGAGCTGTGGATCGATGGCGAAACCACCTTCAGCGCACTCACGCTGCAAGCCGTCGAACAACTCGAATCGCTTGGCCCCTTCGGCGAAGGCAATCGCCGGCCCTTGCTTTGCGCCGCCGGCGTGTCGATCAGCGAATCGCCGCGGGCGATCGGCGGCGGCGGACGCCACTTGAGCTTGCGGCTCGCACAACATGGCAGTCGCATGCGCGGCGTCGCTTTCGGGCAAGGAGAACGCATCGACGAACTGGCAAACCTCGCCGCGCCGATCGCCGTGGTATTTCGTCCGATCGTGAATCATTTTCAAGGGCGGCGGACGGTAGAATTGCATATCGTCGATTGGCGCACGGTCGATGGAACGCCGGATTCGCCGCCGGCTGCCGGTTCAGCCTATGCCACCGGTTCCGCCGGCGCCCCTTGTTGA
- a CDS encoding protein-L-isoaspartate(D-aspartate) O-methyltransferase — MSTPSLFAAARERMVRRQLFRRGIRSPRVLAAFRNVPRERFVPSGERGEAYEDRALPIDCRQTISQPYIVGLMTDALLLDGTESVLEIGTGSGYQTAILAELARHVVSIERHGELSIQAAAVLTELGYGNAELIVGDGTLGWPAAAPYDRILVAAAADEMPPALFQQLREGGILVLPVGDSESQSLLKIRRINGRPEASELTACRFVPLIGAGGAGSDDSAT, encoded by the coding sequence ATGTCGACGCCTTCGCTATTCGCTGCTGCCCGGGAAAGAATGGTGCGGCGGCAACTGTTTCGCCGCGGGATTCGCTCGCCGCGCGTGTTGGCCGCGTTTCGCAATGTACCACGCGAGCGATTTGTTCCGAGCGGAGAACGCGGCGAAGCTTACGAAGATCGGGCGCTACCGATCGATTGCCGCCAGACGATCAGCCAGCCGTATATCGTCGGATTGATGACCGACGCGTTGCTGCTGGATGGAACCGAATCAGTGCTTGAGATTGGCACGGGCAGCGGTTATCAGACGGCCATTCTTGCCGAACTCGCCCGCCATGTGGTGAGCATCGAGCGACATGGCGAGCTATCGATCCAAGCGGCGGCGGTGTTGACGGAACTGGGTTACGGCAACGCCGAATTGATTGTCGGCGACGGAACACTCGGCTGGCCGGCGGCGGCGCCCTACGATCGGATCCTGGTGGCCGCGGCGGCCGACGAAATGCCGCCGGCGCTTTTCCAGCAGCTTCGCGAGGGGGGCATTTTGGTGCTGCCGGTCGGCGATTCCGAATCGCAATCGCTGTTGAAGATTCGCAGGATCAACGGCCGGCCGGAAGCCAGCGAACTCACCGCCTGCCGGTTCGTCCCGCTGATCGGAGCGGGCGGCGCGGGGAGCGACGATTCTGCGACGTGA